GTCTATTTATTCGTCCTGGCCTTATTCATCCTGATTGGTACAGGTCTGTATAACATCTTGTCAGGTAACGTTCCGGCGGAACTGCATACCTCACTGGGTACTCCGGTAGCGGGGATCAGCCTATTTCTATTATTGCGCGCATTTTCTTCCGGGAGCTCTGCGTTAACGGGGGTCGAAGCGATCTCCAATGCCATACCGAATTTCAAAAGTCCGGAAGCGTCCAACGCGTCCAAAACCTTAATCGCCATGGGAGTGTTACTGGCTGTGATGTTCTCAGGCATTGTGGTGTTAGCCTATTATTACGGGATTGCTCCCCGTGCTGACGTCACTGTGGTATCGCAAATTGCCGAGCAAACCTTTGGCCGGAATGCGATGTACTATTTTATCCAGGGAACGACTGCATTAATCTTGATCCTGGCTGCCAATACCGGTTATTCCGCCTTTCCATTGCTGGCTGTGAACCTTGCCAAGGATAAATTCATTCCGCGAATGTTCACCATGCGGGGGGACCGGCTGGGTTACTCCAACGGTATTATCATATTGGGTGTTCTGTCCATGCTTCTGATTTATGTCTTTGAGGGGAAAACGGAGCAGCTGATTCCTTTATATGCTGTAGGTGTGTTCATTCCCTTTACGTTGTCGCAGAGCGGGATGATGGTGAAATGGCTCCGGGAAAAGCCAGCAGGCTGGGTGCAAAAATTCATCATCAACACGGTTGGCGCTCTAATCAGCTTCGTTGTGACGATGATGTTCTTCATGACCAAGTTTACTCAGGTATGGCCGGTATTTGTCTTTCTGCCGATTCTGCTCCTGGTGTTCCACCGGATTCATAAGCATTATGAGGCCATTGCGGACCAGCTTAGAATTTCGACCTGTGAGGAAACGATCAAGATTGAAGGCAATGTCATTATCGTGCCGGTTGCCGGAATCACTCATGTCGTGATGAACTCCCTGGAATATGCCAAGTCGCTGTCTCCGCAGCAGATAATAGCCGTCTACGTGCCCTTCGAGCGGGAAGATGAAGCGGTGTTCGAGGAGAAGTGGAGAAAGTGGCAGCCGGACGTTAGATTAGTAACCCTATATACTCCTTATAGAAGCATTGTACAGCCGTTGACCAAGTTTATTGATAAAGTGAATTGGAAGGCCGCAGAGCTGAACCATAGGGTAACGGTAATTATTCCACAGTTCATTCCGAAGAAAGGCTGGCATAATATCCTTCATAATCAATCGAGTCTGCTGATACGCGCCCGTCTGCTGTTCCGCAGCGATGTGATTGTTACTACAGTGCCTTATCATTTGAAGAAGTGACGTATAACAGCAAGAAGCCTGCACCCCTATACCGGGCGTGCAGGCTTCTTGCTGTTATTAAGGTTCGTTAACTTAACTAGCTTAAGCAGCCTGCTTCGCAGGCAGCAGA
The sequence above is a segment of the Paenibacillus sp. FSL R7-0204 genome. Coding sequences within it:
- a CDS encoding APC family permease encodes the protein MISFLKRFLIGRPLKSSELGEQKLNKKKALAILSSDALSSVAYGPEQILIVLVTIGAAAFWYSIPIALGVLVLLTALILSYRQIIFAYSHGGGAYVVSKENLGKYPGLIAGGSLLVDYILTVAVSISAGTDAITSAFPSLHEHKVVIAIVFVLLITILNLRGVTESASVLAYPVYLFVLALFILIGTGLYNILSGNVPAELHTSLGTPVAGISLFLLLRAFSSGSSALTGVEAISNAIPNFKSPEASNASKTLIAMGVLLAVMFSGIVVLAYYYGIAPRADVTVVSQIAEQTFGRNAMYYFIQGTTALILILAANTGYSAFPLLAVNLAKDKFIPRMFTMRGDRLGYSNGIIILGVLSMLLIYVFEGKTEQLIPLYAVGVFIPFTLSQSGMMVKWLREKPAGWVQKFIINTVGALISFVVTMMFFMTKFTQVWPVFVFLPILLLVFHRIHKHYEAIADQLRISTCEETIKIEGNVIIVPVAGITHVVMNSLEYAKSLSPQQIIAVYVPFEREDEAVFEEKWRKWQPDVRLVTLYTPYRSIVQPLTKFIDKVNWKAAELNHRVTVIIPQFIPKKGWHNILHNQSSLLIRARLLFRSDVIVTTVPYHLKK